From the genome of Bosea sp. Tri-49, one region includes:
- a CDS encoding DUF6152 family protein codes for MICFVIGRRALLCGAAVSVLALPALAHHGWGWAVDEQSELKGTIRSISMAPPHPTLQVVAADGVLWQIDLGNPNQTARANFTAETAKPGDAITVLGNRHQDASKKQMKAVRITIGGKNYDMYPERIKTN; via the coding sequence ATGATCTGTTTCGTGATCGGCCGGCGGGCGCTGCTCTGCGGCGCGGCCGTTTCCGTTCTCGCTTTGCCGGCCTTGGCGCATCATGGCTGGGGCTGGGCGGTCGACGAGCAGAGCGAGCTCAAGGGCACGATCCGCTCGATCTCGATGGCGCCGCCGCATCCGACGCTGCAGGTCGTGGCCGCGGACGGTGTGCTTTGGCAGATCGACCTCGGCAATCCCAACCAGACGGCGCGGGCCAACTTCACCGCCGAGACGGCCAAGCCTGGCGACGCCATCACCGTGCTCGGCAACCGCCATCAGGATGCGAGCAAGAAGCAGATGAAGGCGGTGCGCATCACCATCGGCGGCAAGAACTACGATATGTATCCGGAGCGGATCAAAACGAACTGA
- a CDS encoding branched-chain amino acid ABC transporter permease: MALAEPRLAIATPRPREGLSEAIARQGTAFWIVAALLLVMPLIANPFWLVQIIAYAMILGMIALSLMFLAGYGGIVSLIQMTVAAFAAYLVAIFGDSAITQISLKWPWWTAVPVAILLATLFGTLGGMLSVRTEGIYTIMITLAIGSAFYYLTLQNYTIFNGFSGFNGVLPPVFLGVDWGSTVPFYYLTLGCAALAYAVVVYVSRAPFGLALQGTRDNPRRMAALGFDVVAHRIAAYAFASVIAAFAGVLLVWYQRQVSPGTGGVGPVVDMLIIAVVGGLSRPIGPFIGALVYVLLRTFALDLLEGVGFEGKRYQLLIGLGFLVIVLFSPDGLIGIWQRLRERYRKGREAQDAQMRAGGGAP; this comes from the coding sequence ATGGCGCTCGCCGAACCCCGCCTCGCAATTGCGACCCCGCGCCCGCGCGAAGGGCTCAGCGAGGCGATCGCCCGGCAGGGCACGGCATTCTGGATCGTCGCCGCGCTGCTTCTGGTGATGCCGCTGATCGCCAATCCGTTCTGGCTCGTCCAGATAATCGCCTACGCGATGATCCTCGGCATGATCGCACTCAGCCTGATGTTCCTTGCCGGCTATGGCGGCATCGTCAGCCTGATCCAGATGACGGTCGCAGCCTTCGCCGCCTATCTCGTCGCCATCTTCGGCGACAGCGCCATCACGCAGATCAGCCTGAAATGGCCGTGGTGGACGGCGGTGCCGGTCGCCATCCTGCTGGCCACCCTGTTCGGCACGCTGGGCGGCATGCTCTCGGTCCGGACCGAGGGCATCTACACGATCATGATCACGCTCGCGATCGGCTCGGCCTTCTATTACCTGACGCTGCAGAACTACACGATCTTCAACGGTTTCAGTGGCTTCAACGGGGTTCTTCCTCCGGTCTTCCTCGGGGTCGACTGGGGCAGCACCGTGCCGTTCTATTACCTGACGCTCGGCTGCGCCGCCCTCGCCTATGCGGTCGTCGTCTATGTTTCGCGCGCGCCCTTCGGTCTTGCCTTGCAGGGCACGCGCGACAATCCGCGCCGCATGGCGGCGCTCGGCTTTGACGTCGTCGCCCATCGCATCGCCGCCTATGCCTTCGCCTCGGTGATCGCCGCTTTCGCCGGCGTGCTGCTGGTCTGGTATCAGCGCCAGGTCTCGCCAGGGACGGGCGGTGTCGGGCCGGTGGTCGACATGCTGATCATCGCAGTGGTCGGTGGATTGAGCCGCCCGATCGGTCCGTTCATCGGCGCGCTCGTCTACGTGCTGCTGCGAACCTTCGCGCTCGATCTGCTCGAAGGGGTCGGGTTCGAGGGCAAGCGCTATCAGCTGCTCATCGGCCTCGGCTTCCTCGTCATCGTGCTCTTCTCGCCTGACGGGCTGATCGGCATCTGGCAGCGCCTGCGCGAGCGCTATCGCAAGGGCCGCGAGGCGCAGGATGCGCAGATGCGAGCCGGTGGAGGCGCGCCATGA
- a CDS encoding ABC transporter substrate-binding protein: MRKALMAAVAACALIAAGGTGQAQEKLKIGMLATLSGALTSGGEDGVRGAQIALKQRGGKIAGREVEFIIAATDASPDSALRAARKLVEQDKVQLILGPLSGSEGIAMRDYSKTVPNVTVVDASSGALETTYVNPSPNYFRFNSNGAMWMAGLGDYVFKDKGYKKLAVIGEDYSFPYTQVFGFALGYCKAGGQIVQRQWVPLGTKDFGSVIANIPDDVDAVFLALGGGDSVNFLNQYGQTGGKAKFVGGSIMVDQTVLSSRGNAKRLLVGTPSSGGVADAWDDPKWKAWVKAYQDAFPADKRFASPSLFATNYYNAFTGMATGLEKVNADLSDGGAKLRAELAKVELDAPNGPIKLDDDRQAIATTFITEVVETPNGELTNKFVRTVPNVSKTMGLSAEAFKAVGLPSRTNPECKP, encoded by the coding sequence ATGCGGAAGGCACTTATGGCCGCCGTTGCGGCGTGCGCTTTGATTGCGGCCGGTGGGACCGGCCAGGCTCAAGAAAAACTCAAGATCGGCATGCTGGCGACGCTTTCGGGCGCGCTGACATCGGGCGGCGAGGACGGTGTCCGCGGTGCTCAGATCGCGCTGAAGCAGCGTGGCGGCAAGATCGCCGGCCGCGAGGTCGAGTTCATCATCGCGGCGACCGACGCCAGCCCGGACTCGGCGCTTCGTGCCGCGCGCAAGCTCGTCGAGCAGGACAAGGTCCAGCTCATCCTCGGCCCGCTCTCGGGCTCCGAGGGCATCGCGATGCGCGATTATTCGAAGACGGTTCCCAACGTTACCGTCGTCGATGCGTCTTCGGGAGCGCTCGAGACCACCTACGTCAATCCATCGCCGAATTACTTCCGTTTCAACAGCAACGGCGCGATGTGGATGGCCGGTCTCGGCGACTACGTCTTCAAGGACAAGGGCTACAAGAAGCTCGCCGTCATCGGCGAGGACTACTCCTTCCCCTATACGCAGGTCTTCGGCTTCGCGCTGGGCTACTGCAAAGCCGGCGGCCAGATCGTGCAGCGTCAGTGGGTGCCGCTCGGCACCAAGGATTTCGGCTCGGTGATCGCCAATATCCCCGATGACGTCGACGCGGTCTTCCTCGCGCTCGGCGGCGGCGACTCCGTTAACTTCCTCAACCAGTACGGTCAGACCGGCGGCAAGGCGAAGTTCGTCGGCGGCTCGATCATGGTCGACCAGACCGTGCTGTCGTCGCGCGGTAACGCCAAGCGCCTGCTCGTCGGCACGCCCTCCTCGGGCGGCGTCGCCGATGCCTGGGACGATCCGAAATGGAAGGCCTGGGTCAAGGCCTATCAGGACGCCTTCCCGGCGGATAAGCGCTTTGCCAGCCCGTCCCTGTTCGCAACAAATTATTACAATGCATTCACTGGGATGGCCACGGGTCTTGAGAAGGTCAACGCCGACCTCTCCGACGGCGGGGCCAAGCTCCGGGCCGAACTCGCCAAGGTCGAGCTCGATGCTCCGAACGGGCCGATCAAGCTCGACGATGACCGCCAGGCGATCGCGACGACCTTCATCACCGAAGTCGTCGAGACGCCGAACGGCGAGCTCACCAATAAATTCGTCCGCACCGTCCCGAATGTCTCGAAGACGATGGGACTGTCTGCCGAAGCCTTCAAGGCGGTTGGACTGCCCTCACGGACCAATCCGGAATGCAAGCCGTAG
- a CDS encoding MFS transporter, producing the protein MSSLAGAAIPLLGPILTLRWELAPENIGYVSAVVSVGICWFLACGGPMLDHHGPVRTLQLGLICVAAGLALLSQPTISLGLAGALLVGLGLAPNTPAGSQVLMRTAPAGHRTLIFSIKQAGVPLGGAIAGITVAPLVLAFGFIGAVSAIIATVLACTVLVQTFQPRLDAERGPRNRAWPRLFLSPSSLTRAARIINAHSGLPMLTAIGVSFSITQACITAFTATYMVVQHGASLAQAGLYMSVLLATSTVARIVFGWLADRLGSGLLLLCVLALAAGSAILLLVWSAAASPWLVYGCMALVGATSMGWNGVHMAELARVSPLASIGDVTSSASMFGFIGSICGPLVFAMLASKTGSFTWPFVLVAGQLIAFGAFALAIERFVYQSRR; encoded by the coding sequence GTGAGTTCGTTGGCCGGTGCCGCGATCCCGCTGCTTGGGCCGATCCTGACGCTGCGTTGGGAGCTGGCGCCTGAAAACATCGGCTATGTCTCGGCCGTCGTTTCGGTCGGGATCTGCTGGTTTCTGGCATGCGGCGGCCCGATGCTCGATCATCACGGCCCCGTTCGCACCTTGCAGCTTGGCCTGATCTGCGTCGCCGCAGGCCTGGCGCTCCTGTCGCAGCCAACCATTTCGCTCGGGCTCGCCGGAGCGCTGCTCGTCGGTCTGGGACTGGCGCCCAACACGCCTGCCGGCAGCCAGGTCCTGATGCGCACCGCGCCGGCCGGGCACCGCACGCTGATCTTCTCGATCAAGCAGGCGGGCGTGCCGCTTGGAGGAGCGATTGCCGGCATCACCGTCGCGCCCTTGGTCCTGGCGTTCGGCTTCATCGGCGCGGTTTCGGCCATCATTGCCACCGTGCTTGCCTGCACCGTGCTGGTCCAGACCTTTCAGCCGCGGCTCGATGCGGAAAGGGGACCGCGGAACCGGGCCTGGCCCCGCCTGTTCCTGTCGCCATCGTCGCTGACGAGAGCAGCGCGCATCATCAACGCCCATTCGGGCCTGCCGATGCTCACAGCGATCGGCGTTTCGTTCTCGATCACGCAGGCCTGTATCACGGCCTTCACCGCGACCTACATGGTCGTCCAGCATGGCGCGAGCCTGGCCCAGGCCGGCCTCTACATGTCGGTGCTGCTTGCAACCAGCACGGTCGCACGCATCGTCTTCGGATGGCTGGCGGACCGGTTGGGATCGGGCCTTCTGCTCCTGTGCGTCCTGGCGCTTGCCGCGGGCAGCGCAATCCTGCTGCTGGTGTGGTCCGCAGCAGCAAGCCCCTGGCTGGTCTATGGCTGCATGGCGCTGGTCGGAGCGACATCAATGGGATGGAACGGCGTCCATATGGCCGAGCTCGCCAGGGTTTCACCGCTCGCGAGCATTGGTGATGTGACGTCGAGCGCCAGCATGTTCGGCTTCATCGGCTCGATCTGCGGACCGTTGGTGTTCGCCATGCTCGCCAGCAAGACCGGAAGCTTCACCTGGCCCTTCGTTCTCGTCGCCGGTCAGTTGATCGCCTTCGGGGCGTTCGCCCTTGCCATCGAACGGTTCGTCTACCAATCGCGTAGGTGA
- a CDS encoding helix-turn-helix transcriptional regulator, translating into MSRAVAVCHGPFGRVSIYDLDRPLVVHAHREAHLIFFLDGSRGLVTVNDCTVRVDPFMGVAINPWEPHNFQPEQPGAFGLFLVVYLKPEWLAAQAMPSAGSLVFPSSELVMTRELAAWRDQAVEMLLSQHRELNLAPVLMALAQASSEPIGPELASSLLHLSAEGAVDRRVLRACRLLEQRPSCEGALARVAREAGLSRAHFFKLFREQVGVTPTVFANTVRLDAALDRIVLSSDPVTSISHSLGFSGQSVFTRFFTAHMGMAPRDYRRVLRTVGLPQSQASHV; encoded by the coding sequence ATGAGTCGCGCAGTCGCGGTCTGCCACGGTCCGTTCGGACGGGTGTCGATCTACGATCTCGACCGCCCACTGGTGGTGCATGCCCACCGGGAAGCTCACCTGATCTTCTTCCTCGACGGCTCGCGCGGGCTCGTGACCGTCAACGACTGCACGGTTCGGGTCGATCCGTTCATGGGCGTCGCGATCAATCCCTGGGAGCCACATAATTTCCAGCCGGAGCAGCCGGGTGCCTTCGGGCTCTTCCTCGTCGTCTATCTCAAGCCGGAATGGCTGGCGGCGCAGGCGATGCCGTCGGCCGGTTCGCTGGTCTTCCCGTCCTCCGAGCTGGTCATGACCCGCGAGCTCGCTGCTTGGCGCGATCAGGCGGTCGAGATGCTGCTGTCGCAGCATCGCGAGCTCAACCTTGCCCCGGTGCTCATGGCGCTGGCGCAGGCCTCCAGCGAACCGATCGGGCCCGAACTCGCCTCATCGCTGCTGCATCTCTCAGCGGAAGGCGCGGTCGACCGGCGCGTGCTGCGAGCCTGCCGTTTGCTGGAGCAGCGCCCGTCCTGCGAAGGCGCTCTCGCCCGTGTCGCGCGCGAGGCCGGGCTGTCGCGCGCCCATTTCTTCAAGCTCTTCCGCGAACAGGTCGGCGTCACGCCGACCGTCTTCGCCAACACGGTCAGGCTCGACGCAGCGCTCGACCGGATCGTTCTCTCGAGCGATCCGGTGACCAGCATCAGTCACAGCCTCGGCTTCTCCGGCCAGAGCGTGTTCACGCGCTTTTTTACCGCCCATATGGGCATGGCGCCGCGCGACTACCGGCGCGTGCTACGCACCGTCGGCCTGCCGCAATCGCAGGCGAGCCATGTCTGA
- a CDS encoding TenA family protein has protein sequence MDIFDRLKAAAAADWASYVEHAFVRQMGDGSLPEASFRTYLVQDYLFLIQFARAYALATYKSRNLADMRAAKAGLSAILDFEMDLHVRLCERWGLSPADLEAAPEHQATVAYTRFVLDCGQAGDLLDLHVALAPCVVGYAEIGTRLAAGLGSALATHPYRDWIGEYAGEPYQQVARDARRHLDALAARAMTEARFSELAALFGQASRLEADFWQMGLDWQMGLEAKVPAAS, from the coding sequence GTGGACATCTTCGACAGATTGAAAGCCGCCGCCGCGGCGGACTGGGCATCCTATGTCGAGCACGCTTTCGTGCGGCAGATGGGCGACGGCTCGCTGCCCGAGGCGTCCTTCCGGACCTATCTCGTCCAGGACTATCTCTTCCTGATCCAGTTCGCCCGCGCCTATGCGCTGGCGACCTATAAGAGCCGCAATCTCGCCGATATGCGCGCCGCCAAGGCCGGGCTCTCCGCGATCCTCGACTTCGAGATGGATCTGCATGTCCGGCTCTGCGAACGCTGGGGCCTGTCGCCCGCGGATCTGGAGGCAGCGCCCGAACATCAGGCGACGGTCGCCTATACCCGCTTCGTGCTTGATTGCGGCCAGGCTGGCGACCTGCTCGATCTTCACGTGGCGCTCGCGCCTTGCGTGGTCGGTTATGCCGAAATCGGCACCCGCCTCGCCGCCGGGCTAGGATCGGCGCTCGCGACTCATCCCTATCGCGACTGGATCGGCGAATATGCCGGCGAGCCTTATCAGCAGGTCGCCCGCGACGCCCGCCGCCATCTCGACGCGCTCGCAGCGAGGGCCATGACAGAAGCACGCTTCAGCGAGCTCGCGGCCCTGTTCGGCCAGGCCTCGAGACTTGAGGCCGATTTCTGGCAGATGGGGCTGGACTGGCAGATGGGGCTGGAGGCGAAGGTGCCGGCTGCAAGCTAG
- a CDS encoding ABC transporter permease produces MAERLKAPPAAGIPVLQIAGLNVFYGRSHAVQGVDLTLQHGVLSVVGRNGMGKTTMCKAIMGLVPISSGSIRFFGEEIAGRSPAEVARLGIGYVPQGRRLWRSLTVDEHLRLMQRGKRGTWTPERIYEVFPRLAERRNNGGGQLSGGEQQMLAISRALLLNPRLLIMDEPTEGLAPVIVAHVEEMLVRLADQGDVAILVIEQNIGVATQMSDPVAIMVNGRINRIIASATLAGDRELQQRLLGVGRHGHDETDAASDAARPGAAAEAASPALTGPIRVYVSNPVIPNRWSQPVPAARIEAQARTISRPTLATRDGQAVRPLAAAASSEPYVVVAGTLDTKGEELRFIRDLVRSDGLRTRLVDLSTSGRSAGGDVTPQEVALAHPKGSAGISSGDRGTAVAAMTEAFKAWLPRQQGLLGIISAGGSGATAMVTPAMQALPVGLPKLMISTMASGDVRAYVGATDIAMLHAVTDVQGINRVSRLVLGNGAHAIAAMAKARLAELKPEGPRRRDPEKPLVGLTMFGVTTPCVQQVAKLLAAEWEPLVFHATGTGGRSMEKLVDSELVGAVIDVSTTEICDMLMGGILPATEDRFGAIIRTRIPYVGSVGALDMVNFFAPETVPERYRGRLLYPHNPQITLMRTTAEENTQMGRWIGERLNQMEGPVRFLIPELGVSALDAPGQAFHDPAADAALFQALEQTVRTGPNRQLIRLPLHINDPAFAAALVQQFRTLHAGRRRERAGGGRS; encoded by the coding sequence ATGGCTGAGCGCCTGAAAGCCCCGCCCGCGGCCGGCATACCCGTCCTGCAGATCGCCGGCCTCAACGTCTTCTATGGCCGCTCGCACGCCGTGCAGGGCGTCGATCTCACGCTGCAGCACGGCGTCCTCTCCGTCGTCGGTCGCAACGGCATGGGCAAGACGACCATGTGCAAGGCGATCATGGGGCTGGTGCCGATCTCGTCCGGCTCGATCCGCTTCTTCGGCGAGGAGATCGCCGGCCGTTCGCCGGCGGAGGTGGCGCGGCTCGGCATCGGGTATGTGCCGCAGGGCCGACGGCTCTGGCGCTCGCTGACGGTCGACGAACACTTACGGCTGATGCAGCGCGGCAAGCGCGGGACCTGGACGCCGGAGCGCATCTACGAGGTGTTTCCGCGCCTGGCCGAGCGCCGCAACAATGGCGGGGGCCAGCTCTCCGGCGGCGAGCAGCAGATGCTGGCGATCAGCCGGGCGCTGCTACTCAATCCGCGCCTGCTGATCATGGACGAGCCAACCGAGGGGCTGGCACCGGTCATCGTCGCCCATGTCGAGGAGATGCTGGTTCGGCTCGCCGACCAGGGCGATGTCGCCATTCTGGTGATCGAGCAGAACATCGGCGTCGCCACGCAGATGTCCGACCCCGTCGCGATCATGGTCAACGGCCGGATCAACCGCATCATCGCCTCCGCGACGCTGGCCGGCGACCGCGAATTGCAGCAGCGCCTGCTCGGCGTCGGCCGCCATGGCCACGACGAGACTGACGCGGCCTCTGACGCGGCGCGTCCCGGCGCGGCCGCGGAGGCCGCCTCCCCCGCTCTGACCGGGCCGATCCGCGTCTATGTCTCGAACCCGGTCATCCCGAACCGCTGGTCGCAACCGGTCCCAGCGGCACGGATCGAGGCCCAGGCCCGCACCATTTCGCGCCCGACATTGGCGACGCGCGATGGCCAGGCGGTCCGGCCGCTCGCGGCTGCGGCGAGCAGTGAGCCTTATGTCGTCGTCGCCGGGACACTCGACACCAAGGGCGAGGAGCTTCGCTTCATCCGCGACCTGGTCCGGTCCGACGGCCTGCGAACCCGCCTCGTCGACCTCTCGACATCCGGCCGCAGCGCCGGGGGCGACGTCACCCCGCAGGAAGTCGCCCTCGCCCATCCGAAAGGCTCGGCCGGCATCTCCTCGGGCGATCGCGGCACCGCGGTCGCGGCGATGACCGAAGCATTCAAGGCCTGGCTACCGCGCCAGCAGGGCCTGCTCGGTATCATCTCGGCCGGCGGCTCGGGCGCGACCGCGATGGTGACGCCGGCGATGCAGGCGCTGCCGGTCGGCCTGCCCAAGCTGATGATCTCGACCATGGCTTCCGGCGATGTGCGCGCCTACGTCGGCGCCACCGACATCGCGATGCTGCACGCCGTCACCGATGTGCAGGGCATCAACCGGGTCTCGCGCCTCGTGCTCGGCAATGGTGCGCACGCCATCGCCGCCATGGCCAAGGCCCGCCTCGCCGAGCTCAAGCCCGAAGGGCCACGCCGCCGGGATCCCGAAAAGCCTCTGGTCGGGCTCACCATGTTCGGCGTGACCACCCCTTGCGTGCAGCAGGTCGCCAAGCTCCTCGCCGCGGAATGGGAGCCGCTGGTCTTCCACGCCACCGGCACCGGCGGGCGTTCCATGGAGAAGCTGGTCGATTCCGAGCTCGTCGGCGCGGTGATCGACGTTTCAACCACCGAGATCTGCGACATGCTGATGGGCGGCATCCTGCCGGCGACGGAGGATCGTTTCGGCGCAATCATCCGCACCCGCATCCCCTATGTCGGCTCGGTCGGCGCGCTCGACATGGTCAACTTCTTTGCGCCCGAGACGGTACCGGAACGCTATCGCGGCCGGCTGCTCTATCCGCACAACCCGCAGATCACGCTGATGCGGACGACGGCTGAAGAGAATACCCAGATGGGCCGCTGGATCGGCGAGCGGCTGAACCAGATGGAAGGGCCGGTCCGCTTCCTGATCCCCGAGCTCGGCGTCTCCGCCCTGGATGCGCCCGGCCAGGCCTTCCACGACCCGGCCGCCGACGCGGCGCTGTTCCAGGCGCTTGAGCAGACGGTGCGCACCGGCCCCAACCGGCAGCTCATCCGCCTGCCGCTCCACATCAACGATCCCGCCTTCGCCGCCGCTTTGGTGCAGCAGTTCCGCACACTGCATGCCGGCCGGCGCCGCGAGCGGGCCGGCGGAGGCAGGTCATGA
- a CDS encoding branched-chain amino acid ABC transporter permease — MSDFIGRRPVWSLVILIAVALLAFLIFAVWTPWMELTFGRKRVFLSALFNGITLGGLYFLVASGFTLIFGLMRNVNLAHGSLYLFGGYVGYSIGNLTNSWFAALIAAFVIVALAGMLMQVLLFRWMEGQDLRQTLVTIGLSIIVADLLLWSYGGDTFQVTTPDWLSGPIQLPFVVALRSDGEAVMMMYPLVRIAILIGAIILGVAMWLVLNRTRIGMLVRAGVDDRDMLSATGVRVQLVFIMVFAFGAGLAGLAGVVGGTFQSLQPGEDTKILLSSLVVVIVGGMGSIPGAAMGALIVGLAEQFGSVYMPTYAVMLTFVIMVVVLAIRPQGLAAVRR; from the coding sequence ATGTCTGATTTCATCGGCCGCCGCCCGGTCTGGTCTCTGGTCATCCTGATCGCGGTTGCCCTCCTCGCCTTCCTGATCTTCGCGGTCTGGACGCCGTGGATGGAGCTGACTTTCGGCCGGAAACGCGTCTTCCTGAGCGCGCTCTTCAACGGCATCACGCTCGGCGGGCTCTATTTCCTGGTCGCCAGCGGCTTCACGCTGATCTTCGGCCTGATGCGCAACGTCAACCTGGCGCATGGCTCGCTCTATCTGTTCGGCGGCTATGTCGGCTACAGCATCGGCAACCTGACGAATTCCTGGTTCGCCGCGCTGATCGCCGCCTTCGTCATCGTCGCCCTGGCCGGCATGCTGATGCAGGTGCTGCTCTTCCGCTGGATGGAGGGACAGGATCTGCGCCAGACGCTGGTCACCATCGGCCTCTCGATCATCGTCGCCGACCTGCTGCTCTGGAGCTATGGCGGCGACACCTTCCAGGTGACGACGCCGGACTGGCTCTCCGGCCCGATCCAGCTGCCTTTCGTCGTCGCGCTGCGCAGCGATGGCGAAGCGGTGATGATGATGTATCCGCTGGTCCGCATCGCCATCCTGATCGGCGCGATCATCTTGGGCGTCGCGATGTGGCTGGTGCTCAACCGCACCCGCATCGGCATGCTGGTGCGCGCCGGCGTCGACGACCGCGACATGCTCTCTGCGACCGGCGTGCGCGTGCAGCTCGTCTTCATCATGGTCTTTGCCTTCGGGGCCGGGCTCGCCGGCCTCGCCGGTGTCGTTGGCGGCACCTTCCAGTCGCTTCAGCCCGGCGAGGACACCAAGATCCTGTTGTCCTCGCTCGTCGTCGTCATCGTCGGCGGGATGGGCTCGATCCCCGGCGCGGCGATGGGAGCGCTGATCGTCGGCCTCGCCGAGCAGTTCGGCTCGGTCTACATGCCGACCTATGCGGTGATGCTGACCTTCGTCATCATGGTCGTCGTGCTGGCGATCCGGCCGCAGGGCCTGGCGGCGGTGAGGCGCTAA
- a CDS encoding ABC transporter ATP-binding protein: MSAVPSLERLNSTSSGNALELRGVSRLFGALAALSDVTLSVRPGERRAVLGSNGAGKTTLFNCVTGDFAPSSGVIRFFGEDVTTFPPHERIRRGLRRTYQISSLFAGLTVVDNVYLACRGVSRNRFSLRRPRRDDTLQHAAENLVDAVHLTAVKDRLVGELAYGQQRQLEIALALSGAPRFILFDEPAAGLSPTERQDLVRILTSLPAHIGYIIIEHDMDVALRVVESVTMMHNGRIFKEGRPDEIESDPEVQELYLGGGHG, translated from the coding sequence ATGAGTGCGGTGCCGAGCCTGGAGCGACTGAACAGCACCAGCTCGGGCAATGCGCTCGAACTGCGCGGTGTCTCGCGCCTGTTCGGCGCGCTGGCGGCCCTCTCTGACGTCACGCTGTCGGTCCGTCCCGGTGAGCGGCGGGCGGTGCTCGGCTCGAACGGCGCCGGCAAGACCACGCTGTTCAACTGCGTCACCGGCGATTTTGCGCCGAGCTCCGGCGTCATTCGCTTCTTCGGCGAGGATGTGACGACCTTCCCGCCACATGAGCGTATCCGACGCGGCCTTCGGCGCACCTACCAGATCTCCTCGCTCTTCGCCGGGCTGACGGTGGTCGACAATGTCTATCTCGCCTGCCGCGGGGTCTCGCGGAACCGCTTCTCGCTGCGCCGGCCGCGCCGGGACGACACGCTCCAGCATGCTGCCGAGAACCTGGTCGATGCCGTCCATCTCACGGCCGTCAAGGACAGGCTGGTCGGAGAGCTCGCCTATGGCCAGCAGCGCCAGCTCGAGATCGCGCTCGCCCTCTCGGGCGCGCCGCGCTTTATCCTGTTCGACGAGCCGGCGGCCGGGTTGTCGCCGACCGAGCGGCAGGATCTCGTCCGGATCCTGACCTCGCTCCCGGCCCATATCGGCTACATCATCATCGAGCACGACATGGACGTGGCGCTGCGCGTCGTCGAGAGCGTGACGATGATGCACAACGGCCGCATCTTCAAAGAGGGCCGGCCGGACGAGATCGAATCCGATCCGGAGGTGCAGGAGCTCTATCTCGGGGGCGGTCATGGCTGA
- a CDS encoding phosphoenolpyruvate hydrolase family protein → MTSFDKKALLKRFRAMIARGEPIVGGGAGTGLSAKCEELGGIDLIVIYNSGRYRMAGRGSLSGLMPYGDANAIVMEMAAEVLPVVKTTPVIAGVCGTDPFRRMDVFLDEIQRIGFAGVQNFPTVGLIDGTFRANLEETGMGFGLEVEMIALANAKGLLTTPYVFCEDDARAMAKAGADIIVCHLGLTTGGSIGAETALKLKDCPALVERWAKAALAVKKDAIILVHGGPVAEPADADFIMQNTVNCHGFYGASSMERLPVEVAIRDQTRAFKQIGRAPKTSKPARKPGKTK, encoded by the coding sequence ATGACGAGCTTCGACAAGAAGGCTCTGCTGAAACGCTTCCGGGCGATGATCGCTAGGGGCGAGCCGATCGTCGGCGGCGGCGCCGGCACGGGCCTTTCCGCCAAATGCGAGGAGCTCGGCGGCATCGACCTGATCGTGATCTACAATTCCGGCCGCTACCGCATGGCCGGCCGCGGCTCGCTCTCCGGGCTTATGCCTTATGGCGACGCCAACGCCATCGTCATGGAGATGGCGGCCGAAGTGCTGCCGGTCGTGAAGACGACGCCGGTGATCGCCGGCGTCTGCGGTACCGATCCGTTCCGGCGCATGGACGTCTTCCTCGACGAGATCCAGCGCATCGGCTTTGCCGGCGTGCAGAACTTCCCGACCGTCGGGCTCATCGACGGCACCTTCCGCGCCAATCTCGAAGAGACCGGCATGGGCTTTGGCCTCGAGGTCGAGATGATCGCCCTCGCCAATGCCAAGGGCCTGCTGACCACGCCTTACGTCTTCTGCGAGGACGACGCCCGGGCGATGGCGAAAGCCGGCGCTGACATCATCGTCTGCCATCTCGGCCTGACCACCGGCGGCTCGATCGGCGCCGAAACGGCGCTGAAGCTGAAGGACTGCCCGGCGCTGGTCGAGCGCTGGGCGAAGGCGGCGCTCGCGGTGAAGAAGGATGCGATCATCCTCGTCCATGGCGGGCCGGTCGCCGAGCCGGCCGATGCCGACTTCATCATGCAGAACACGGTCAACTGTCACGGCTTCTACGGCGCGTCCTCGATGGAGCGCCTGCCGGTCGAGGTCGCGATCCGCGACCAGACCCGCGCCTTCAAGCAGATCGGCCGCGCACCCAAAACCAGCAAGCCGGCACGCAAGCCCGGCAAGACGAAATGA